In a genomic window of Anas acuta chromosome 9, bAnaAcu1.1, whole genome shotgun sequence:
- the SSR3 gene encoding translocon-associated protein subunit gamma, with protein sequence MAPRGGPGGRQQSEEDLLLQDFSRNLSAKSSALFFGNAFIVSAIPIWLYWRIWHMDLVQSAVLYGVMTLISTYLVAFAYKNVKFVLKHKVAQKREDAVSKEVTRKLSEADNRKMSRKEKDERILWKKNEVADYEATTFSIFYNNTLFLVLVIIASFFVLKNFNPTVNYILSISASSGLIALLSTGSK encoded by the exons ATGGCGCCCAGGGGCGGCCCAGGCGGGCGGCAGCAGTCGGAGGAggacctcctgctgcaggacttCAGCCGCAACCTCTCCGCCAAGTCCTCCGCGCTCTTCTTCGGCAACGCCTTCATCGTCTCCGCCATCCCCATCT GGCTGTACTGGAGGATATGGCACATGGACCTGGTGCAGTCGGCCGTGCTGTACGGCGTCATGACCCTCATCAGCACCTACCTCGTGGCCTTCGCATACAAGAACGTCAAGTTCGTGCTCAAGCACAA GGTagcacagaaaagagaagatgcTGTTTCCAAAGAAGTTACTCGTAAGCTTTCTGAGGCAGACAACAGGAAGATGTCCCGTAAGGAGAAGGATGAAAG AATTCTGTGGAAGAAGAATGAAGTTGCGGATTACGAAGCAAcaaccttttccattttctacaACAACACGCTCTTCCTGGTCCTGGTCATCATTGCTTCGTTTTTTGTGCTGAAGAACTTCAACCCCACCGT AAACTACATCCTTTCTATAAGTGCTTCGTCTGGACTGATCGCCCTGCTATCTACAGGATCCAAGTAG